A window of the Mesotoga prima MesG1.Ag.4.2 genome harbors these coding sequences:
- a CDS encoding M14 family metallopeptidase: MYGDRRTDPLDQGIPDPEIFKHAQSDFTLEDGAEARNLNRQYPGVADGNPTQQLAYAIIQLIDTENVDFNLDMHESGTPDSYIDSEGNERSGSSLAYTLVCHPDALEIGAVAIMEIEAYYGVSMKLEESNRAFRGLSHLEIRDATGSLSFLSETPNPGQDNWRDKYDVIDDPDYPLTHRAGLQLQIIRSLFSAYEMMIGETVEVENLPTYEEVMQNGIFSFLN, encoded by the coding sequence GTGTACGGAGATAGAAGAACTGATCCTCTGGATCAGGGAATACCCGATCCAGAAATCTTCAAGCATGCACAATCCGATTTCACTCTTGAAGATGGAGCAGAGGCGAGAAATCTGAACAGGCAGTATCCGGGAGTAGCAGATGGCAATCCCACGCAGCAGCTTGCTTACGCAATTATCCAGCTGATAGACACTGAGAATGTAGACTTCAATCTAGATATGCATGAAAGCGGGACACCTGACAGTTATATAGACAGCGAGGGGAATGAACGATCCGGTAGCAGTTTGGCCTATACGCTGGTCTGTCATCCCGATGCTCTGGAAATAGGTGCAGTGGCGATCATGGAAATCGAGGCTTATTATGGAGTATCTATGAAACTCGAAGAATCGAACAGAGCCTTTAGAGGCCTAAGTCACCTTGAGATCCGTGACGCAACAGGTTCGCTTTCATTCCTTTCAGAGACTCCAAATCCCGGGCAGGATAACTGGAGAGACAAGTACGATGTTATTGATGATCCCGATTACCCATTGACTCACAGGGCCGGTCTTCAGCTTCAGATAATCAGATCCTTGTTCAGTGCATATGAAATGATGATTGGCGAGACGGTTGAGGTCGAAAACTTACCTACCTATGAAGAAGTAATGCAGAACGGAATATTCTCATTTTTGAACTGA
- a CDS encoding IS256 family transposase: protein MKFDREKIKSLIEKNGFEDVGDVQEAMKELFGDVIKEMLEGELEDELGYSKHDYKNKETDNSRNGHSKKTVRSDYGEIELEIPRDRKGEFEPVVVKKHQRDISGIEDQIISMYARGMTVRDIQSHIEDIYGSRLSAESVSRITDKILPLVSEWRNRPLESAYAIVYMDAVFFRVVESNQVRKKALYIALGVSLNGHKDILGMWISETEGASYWLSILNELKNRGVEDVAIFSIDALSGMEEAIEAVYPFSEVQKCIVHQIRNTMRYVTWRDRRPLARDLKTIYQAPTREAGWNALLALEEKWGDKYHLSIKSWKDNWETLSTFFQYPEELRRLVYTTNPIESVNRQLRKVTKNKGVFPTDNSLLKMAYLAIMNITKKWTVRTLDWSRILTQLVIKYERLAKYIS, encoded by the coding sequence ATGAAATTTGACAGAGAAAAGATCAAGTCGTTAATCGAGAAGAATGGATTTGAAGATGTCGGAGATGTTCAAGAGGCAATGAAGGAATTGTTTGGTGACGTAATCAAAGAAATGCTTGAAGGAGAACTGGAAGATGAGCTTGGATATTCGAAGCATGACTACAAGAACAAAGAGACTGACAATTCCAGGAATGGACATAGCAAGAAGACAGTTAGGAGCGATTACGGAGAAATAGAACTTGAGATACCAAGAGACAGAAAAGGTGAATTTGAACCGGTTGTTGTGAAGAAACACCAGAGGGACATTTCTGGTATAGAGGATCAGATAATCTCCATGTATGCAAGGGGAATGACAGTAAGAGATATTCAGAGTCATATAGAGGATATCTACGGTTCCAGATTGTCTGCAGAGAGCGTAAGCAGGATAACGGACAAGATACTGCCACTGGTCTCCGAATGGAGAAACAGACCATTAGAATCTGCGTATGCGATAGTCTACATGGATGCCGTATTCTTCAGGGTCGTTGAAAGCAACCAGGTAAGGAAGAAAGCACTCTATATAGCCTTAGGAGTATCCCTAAATGGCCACAAAGACATTCTAGGCATGTGGATAAGTGAAACAGAAGGAGCAAGCTACTGGCTAAGCATTCTCAACGAATTGAAGAATCGCGGGGTTGAAGACGTGGCAATCTTCTCAATAGATGCATTAAGCGGAATGGAAGAAGCCATAGAGGCTGTATATCCATTCTCAGAGGTTCAGAAGTGCATAGTTCACCAGATAAGAAACACCATGAGATATGTTACCTGGAGGGATCGTAGACCTCTAGCACGCGATCTCAAGACAATTTATCAGGCACCTACAAGAGAGGCAGGATGGAATGCATTGCTTGCACTAGAAGAGAAGTGGGGCGACAAATACCACTTGTCAATAAAAAGCTGGAAAGATAACTGGGAAACTCTCTCAACCTTCTTTCAATATCCAGAGGAACTGAGAAGATTGGTTTATACAACTAATCCCATTGAATCAGTTAATAGACAACTCAGGAAGGTGACGAAGAACAAAGGAGTCTTTCCAACAGACAATTCTCTCTTAAAGATGGCTTATCTAGCAATAATGAACATAACAAAGAAATGGACAGTAAGAACTCTTGATTGGTCCAGGATCCTTACTCAACTTGTGATAAAGTATGAAAGATTAGCTAAGTACATAAGCTGA
- a CDS encoding glycoside hydrolase family 172 protein translates to MDFSSGTLRNLMTLKNARRGRISSYDESGGNKDWKAIAAGETLVLGEIEGPGVVSHIWMTFRSTEKHFLRKGILRIFWDDESAPSVESPIGDFFGAGHGKTVNFSSLPIQMSPEDGRGFNCFFPMPFRKKARIEIANENSSQDLVAYYYIDYELWPELPENIAYFHAQWRREQGVSRDESNLVKSLAPNNLKDFALEPFVANNIFEFQGQNKTGRDNYVILDAQGKGHYVGCFFYVHNMRETDQWDWYGEGDDMIFIDGDSWPPSLHGTGTEDYFSMAWCPSQSYASEYFGLILPGNNNWKGYMSMYRFHIEDPIYFSKSLKVTIEKGHNNNRFDDYSSVAFWYQAEPHKRFESLLPSEDRLPYAD, encoded by the coding sequence ATGGACTTTTCCAGTGGAACTCTTAGAAACCTGATGACACTAAAAAATGCTAGAAGAGGAAGAATATCATCTTACGATGAAAGCGGTGGTAATAAAGACTGGAAAGCAATAGCAGCAGGAGAGACATTAGTTCTGGGTGAAATTGAAGGACCGGGAGTTGTTAGCCATATATGGATGACATTCAGATCTACCGAGAAGCACTTTTTGCGCAAGGGTATATTGCGGATCTTCTGGGATGACGAAAGTGCACCAAGTGTTGAGAGTCCAATAGGGGATTTCTTTGGTGCCGGACATGGGAAAACAGTCAACTTCTCTTCTCTGCCCATACAAATGTCACCTGAAGATGGTCGAGGCTTTAACTGCTTCTTTCCTATGCCATTTAGAAAAAAGGCACGAATAGAAATCGCTAACGAGAATTCTTCCCAAGATCTTGTTGCCTACTACTATATTGATTACGAGCTCTGGCCAGAATTACCGGAGAACATAGCTTACTTCCATGCGCAATGGCGAAGAGAGCAGGGCGTTTCGAGAGATGAAAGTAATCTAGTGAAGTCACTTGCTCCCAATAATCTTAAAGACTTTGCTCTGGAGCCGTTCGTAGCGAACAACATTTTCGAGTTTCAAGGCCAGAACAAGACCGGCAGGGACAACTACGTCATTCTTGATGCTCAAGGCAAAGGTCATTATGTTGGTTGCTTCTTCTATGTCCATAACATGCGTGAGACAGATCAGTGGGATTGGTACGGAGAAGGCGACGACATGATTTTCATCGATGGCGATTCATGGCCGCCTTCTCTCCACGGTACGGGCACCGAGGATTACTTCAGTATGGCCTGGTGTCCTTCTCAAAGTTATGCCTCGGAGTACTTTGGGCTGATACTTCCCGGAAACAACAACTGGAAAGGATACATGAGTATGTACAGATTCCATATAGAGGATCCGATCTATTTCAGTAAGTCGTTGAAAGTAACCATAGAAAAGGGTCACAACAACAACCGTTTTGACGATTATTCGTCTGTTGCTTTCTGGTACCAGGCAGAACCCCACAAAAGGTTCGAATCACTTCTGCCATCTGAAGATAGGCTGCCTTATGCTGACTAG
- a CDS encoding DUF4185 domain-containing protein: MIRVALLLLSVVLISSFLLATSLKDVTELEMVAKLTGPNAINNTLKYDVFGTDLGHSFNDGEITYFVFGDTFGINKTNWRKNVMAFTTDQDPSDGIIFEGFITGDGASTYAFSDNTVRLNVVKGADLWSSVDLAPKLLKSQLPGEWSIETRIESNSAPVGATNLCGLLFFSGVQNWIMWGHLGNRTMEASGIIGGKFVKIAEVASLYPYLRIENRLFSNTYVFSYSQDGENWIEAGTFDDKEGFLNSARYGIGAKEWGTSDYEVIFTDIAENSVNFSARELREAFYWGGPGESSGAAKELIHSTPGDITAIPTNGVAVNSRLYLHYMMVNYWGEPGRWNTSYSGLAVSKNGGRTWDVLDSVKWGSESNFAQVGIAKASQWPKIPDGCDVNSDTLFFFGIPSGRFGGVKLMKVDGEEIEKIDAYRYFSGLDNSGIPQWSSKEEDAEIIIEAPVGECSAMYNHFLGKWIITYLNEQSHDLEIRESPNPWGPWSKPHQLVSSREYSGLYGAFLNPLFVENDGEYIYFTMSLWTPYNVYLMKVRLIKQEV, translated from the coding sequence ATGATAAGAGTAGCTTTACTCCTATTAAGCGTGGTATTGATTTCTTCGTTTCTCCTTGCCACATCTCTTAAGGATGTTACAGAACTGGAAATGGTAGCAAAGCTTACAGGCCCCAACGCAATCAACAACACTCTTAAGTATGACGTCTTCGGAACCGATCTTGGTCACAGTTTCAATGATGGTGAAATCACATACTTTGTTTTTGGTGACACTTTTGGAATCAACAAAACAAATTGGCGCAAGAATGTTATGGCATTCACCACCGACCAAGATCCGAGTGACGGCATCATTTTTGAAGGGTTCATAACAGGGGATGGAGCTTCTACATACGCGTTTTCTGATAATACAGTCAGGCTCAATGTGGTAAAAGGAGCTGATTTGTGGTCAAGTGTTGATCTCGCGCCGAAACTTCTAAAATCTCAGCTACCTGGAGAATGGTCAATAGAGACAAGAATCGAAAGCAACTCTGCTCCTGTTGGAGCAACGAATTTGTGTGGATTACTTTTCTTCAGCGGAGTGCAGAACTGGATTATGTGGGGCCATCTTGGCAACAGGACAATGGAAGCTAGCGGAATTATCGGAGGCAAATTCGTTAAAATTGCTGAAGTGGCATCTCTTTATCCATATCTGAGAATTGAAAACAGGTTATTCTCTAATACATATGTATTCAGTTACAGCCAGGATGGAGAGAACTGGATTGAAGCCGGCACTTTTGATGACAAAGAGGGCTTTCTAAACTCAGCAAGGTACGGCATTGGCGCAAAAGAGTGGGGCACCTCTGACTATGAAGTTATCTTTACCGATATTGCTGAAAACTCAGTGAACTTTTCAGCTCGGGAGCTTCGAGAAGCCTTCTACTGGGGAGGACCTGGAGAGTCTTCCGGAGCTGCGAAAGAACTGATTCATTCAACTCCTGGAGATATTACGGCTATTCCAACCAACGGAGTAGCTGTCAACTCAAGACTTTACTTGCACTACATGATGGTCAACTACTGGGGAGAACCGGGGAGGTGGAACACGAGCTATTCTGGCTTGGCGGTTTCAAAGAACGGCGGAAGGACCTGGGATGTACTTGACTCTGTAAAATGGGGTTCGGAGAGTAACTTTGCCCAGGTAGGTATTGCGAAGGCTTCCCAGTGGCCAAAGATTCCTGATGGTTGTGACGTGAACAGCGATACCCTCTTCTTCTTCGGAATCCCCAGCGGAAGGTTCGGTGGAGTCAAATTAATGAAAGTGGATGGCGAAGAAATAGAGAAAATTGATGCATACAGATACTTCTCAGGCCTAGATAATTCCGGAATTCCTCAGTGGTCGAGCAAAGAAGAAGACGCAGAGATAATTATTGAGGCTCCTGTTGGCGAATGTTCTGCAATGTACAATCACTTCCTCGGAAAGTGGATAATAACTTATTTGAACGAGCAAAGTCACGATCTTGAGATAAGAGAATCTCCCAATCCATGGGGCCCATGGAGTAAACCACATCAGCTTGTTTCTTCAAGGGAGTATTCAGGCTTGTACGGGGCTTTTTTGAATCCTCTGTTCGTTGAAAATGACGGAGAGTACATTTATTTCACTATGTCATTATGGACGCCATACAATGTTTATCTAATGAAAGTCAGATTAATCAAACAGGAGGTTTAG
- a CDS encoding LacI family DNA-binding transcriptional regulator, which yields MAQRVTIKSIAEELGVSVASVSRALNGKGEVGPALEKRILQKADELGYIANYSARSLKHQKTNLIGVLVPDTFNPFFAHFVTKIEELLYDSGYEILLSTTRESLEKEREYLEIMVSKNVTGILAAPVDRTGNISIYKRVKAMDIPIVFFDRNVEGLDLSRVNVDNRSAVYKIVRYLYRKGHRRIAFVESVPNTSMGEERLAGYREAIKDFGLSEEFSLERFGLFIENDVKSQAAEILSHRPTALITGNLVITKAFLQALKTLRIKIPQELSLVSFDDIEWLEVTSPPITAFRQPIESLAMNAVALLKREMKNNESNSQIVVVEGELIIRDSVYDLSSEKQGG from the coding sequence TTGGCGCAAAGGGTTACCATAAAATCAATTGCCGAAGAACTCGGGGTCTCGGTTGCTTCTGTTTCCAGAGCTCTTAACGGGAAGGGTGAAGTTGGTCCTGCTCTGGAGAAGAGAATATTGCAGAAGGCAGATGAACTTGGTTATATAGCCAACTATTCTGCCAGGAGCCTCAAGCATCAGAAGACAAATCTTATAGGCGTGCTGGTTCCGGACACATTCAACCCATTCTTTGCCCATTTTGTGACAAAGATAGAAGAGCTTCTGTACGATTCCGGATATGAGATACTGCTTTCTACAACAAGGGAGTCTCTTGAGAAGGAACGTGAGTATCTTGAGATAATGGTTTCCAAGAATGTTACAGGTATCCTTGCAGCGCCCGTGGATAGAACTGGTAATATTTCGATCTACAAGAGGGTTAAAGCGATGGATATCCCTATAGTCTTCTTTGATCGAAACGTTGAAGGCCTTGATCTTAGTCGGGTGAATGTGGACAACAGAAGCGCGGTCTACAAGATAGTTAGATACCTGTACCGTAAAGGCCACAGAAGAATAGCTTTTGTAGAGAGTGTTCCCAATACGTCTATGGGAGAAGAGAGATTAGCTGGCTACAGAGAGGCGATTAAGGATTTCGGTCTCAGTGAAGAGTTCAGCCTTGAAAGATTTGGATTATTCATAGAAAATGATGTTAAGTCCCAAGCTGCTGAAATCCTCTCTCACAGACCAACGGCACTCATAACCGGAAACCTTGTCATAACAAAGGCTTTTCTTCAGGCACTGAAGACTCTTCGGATAAAGATTCCACAAGAACTTTCGCTTGTTTCCTTTGACGATATTGAATGGCTTGAAGTGACATCTCCACCCATTACTGCATTCCGGCAGCCGATCGAGTCTTTGGCGATGAATGCCGTGGCACTTCTGAAAAGAGAGATGAAGAACAACGAATCAAACTCTCAAATAGTGGTCGTCGAAGGTGAACTGATAATTCGTGATTCAGTTTATGATCTCTCTTCCGAAAAACAAGGAGGTTGA
- a CDS encoding carbohydrate ABC transporter permease — MKTRIVKGILRYVLLVALAMFFLFPIYWMFVSSLKSPSEIFAFPPKLIPENPVWSNYSKVFSQVPFARYMLNTFFVASVVTIVALLLHSMAAYSLARLRYPGRNVLFILVISTLMIPFSAILIPLFLIVKNFGWIDSYRGLIIPAIPHAFGIFFLRQFYLGFPRELEEAAIIDGSGLVRVFFKIVLPLSKPVLSALAVFFFLANWNSFMWPLVIINSPEMRTVQLGIAQYGGEYNNPWAIQLAACTVALIPTLIVFVILQKQLMQSIKMTGMKL, encoded by the coding sequence ATGAAGACCAGAATAGTGAAGGGAATACTGAGGTACGTTTTGCTAGTGGCTCTTGCGATGTTCTTTCTCTTTCCAATCTATTGGATGTTCGTGAGTTCTCTGAAGTCACCTAGCGAGATCTTCGCATTCCCGCCGAAGCTAATCCCCGAAAACCCAGTATGGTCAAATTACTCAAAAGTATTCTCGCAAGTGCCTTTCGCCAGATATATGTTGAACACCTTCTTTGTTGCCTCCGTTGTTACTATTGTCGCTCTTCTTCTTCACTCTATGGCCGCTTATTCGCTGGCAAGACTCAGATATCCTGGCAGAAATGTACTGTTCATTCTCGTCATTAGCACTCTAATGATTCCGTTTTCTGCAATCCTGATCCCGCTGTTTCTAATTGTAAAAAACTTTGGCTGGATTGACTCTTATAGAGGGCTTATAATACCGGCTATTCCCCACGCTTTTGGGATTTTCTTTTTGAGGCAGTTCTATCTCGGATTCCCTAGAGAATTGGAAGAAGCGGCAATAATTGACGGAAGCGGATTGGTGAGGGTTTTTTTCAAGATCGTGCTGCCACTTTCAAAGCCCGTACTCTCAGCACTCGCCGTCTTCTTTTTCTTGGCGAACTGGAATTCATTTATGTGGCCGCTGGTGATAATTAATTCGCCGGAGATGCGGACAGTACAGCTGGGAATAGCCCAGTATGGTGGAGAGTATAATAATCCATGGGCTATTCAGCTAGCTGCCTGCACGGTAGCTCTCATTCCAACTTTGATTGTATTTGTGATATTGCAGAAACAGTTAATGCAGAGCATAAAAATGACCGGTATGAAACTCTGA
- a CDS encoding carbohydrate ABC transporter permease yields the protein MNRKTRERLVGYSFIAPDITGLIIFAMVPAIVALVISFFSWNGLSDMLFVGLDNYRTMFQDPQWRNSIFVTLKYSVFFVPMNFLFALLLAMLVQKPGPGIGLFRAIFFAPTAMSMVAVSFVWKYMFQPYGFVNYFLSFFGITRQPLLGSMSQALYCITVVSLYMSVGYYMVIFLAGLNEISNEYYEAAEIDGASGFQKFLYITLPLLKPTTAFVLVMTFLQSFQVFDQIYILTGGGPFYSTSTAAFYIYYNAFQMYQFGYSSAQAFTLFAILLVVSYFMLRALRGGNVSTGS from the coding sequence GTGAATAGAAAAACTCGGGAAAGACTGGTTGGATACTCTTTTATTGCTCCAGACATAACTGGACTGATTATTTTCGCAATGGTCCCCGCAATTGTGGCTCTTGTAATAAGTTTCTTTTCCTGGAATGGCTTAAGTGATATGCTCTTTGTCGGCCTAGACAATTACAGGACAATGTTTCAAGACCCACAGTGGCGAAACAGTATCTTTGTTACTCTTAAGTACTCGGTCTTCTTTGTTCCGATGAACTTCTTATTTGCACTTCTCCTGGCAATGCTTGTTCAAAAGCCAGGACCTGGAATAGGGCTTTTCAGGGCTATTTTCTTTGCGCCTACCGCTATGTCTATGGTTGCGGTTTCCTTCGTTTGGAAATACATGTTTCAACCGTACGGTTTCGTCAATTACTTTCTGTCGTTCTTTGGAATAACTAGGCAACCACTCCTTGGCTCTATGTCTCAAGCTCTTTACTGCATTACTGTGGTTAGTCTATACATGAGTGTTGGATACTATATGGTGATCTTTCTCGCAGGTCTCAACGAGATTTCGAATGAATACTATGAAGCTGCTGAAATAGATGGTGCGTCCGGTTTTCAGAAATTCCTATACATCACTCTTCCACTCCTGAAACCCACTACCGCATTTGTTCTTGTAATGACCTTTCTGCAGAGCTTCCAGGTTTTTGACCAGATATACATACTAACAGGAGGAGGACCTTTTTATAGTACATCAACCGCAGCGTTTTACATCTATTACAATGCTTTTCAAATGTACCAGTTCGGTTACTCATCGGCTCAAGCTTTCACACTATTTGCGATTCTTCTTGTAGTATCTTATTTCATGCTAAGAGCACTAAGAGGCGGTAACGTCTCCACCGGATCGTGA
- a CDS encoding ABC transporter substrate-binding protein produces MKKLLLLFLVSAFLVVTALSAEITFWKFTDTYADPTIQRFVDLWNEENPDKKVVFETFPWGDYTGTKLTTAFATGEGPDVFFISPGDFLRYVNTGIALPLSKYLTEDIIADFLPETIEAVTVGGEIYALPLEMEPVAIFYNKAAFEEKGISQPQDWAELKEAAAKLKTADRYGIIVEVAPGYYQNFTWYPFLWTAGGDVVDENWEKSAFESEGAIAALDLWGSFVKEGLAPSSLPAGANDIGMFGNGLADMIVCGFWGVKQLQTQFPEFDFGVFPIPPYEKGGESISVYGGWKMMLNAKGKNTDIAAEFARWLVAEQIDFPLDWCTVTNSKFSPRYSVLEAGNEFYNTPPNDVFLEILKTSKSEPTFTPEMVKAVSDAIQAVMFAGMDPKAAAKGASAAINAYLSRYTGGVPGK; encoded by the coding sequence GTGAAAAAGCTCTTGTTACTGTTTCTTGTTTCTGCCTTTCTTGTTGTTACAGCGTTGTCTGCCGAGATCACGTTCTGGAAGTTCACCGACACATACGCAGATCCGACAATTCAGAGGTTCGTTGATCTTTGGAATGAAGAAAATCCGGACAAGAAAGTGGTATTTGAGACTTTCCCCTGGGGAGACTATACTGGGACTAAACTTACAACTGCCTTTGCGACTGGCGAAGGGCCTGATGTTTTCTTCATAAGTCCCGGTGATTTCCTGAGATACGTTAATACTGGGATTGCTCTGCCGCTCAGTAAATACTTGACCGAAGATATTATTGCAGACTTCTTACCCGAGACGATTGAAGCTGTAACTGTTGGAGGAGAAATATACGCTCTTCCGCTTGAAATGGAACCAGTAGCAATATTCTACAACAAGGCTGCTTTCGAAGAAAAGGGAATCAGTCAGCCTCAAGACTGGGCCGAGTTGAAGGAAGCGGCAGCAAAATTGAAAACTGCCGACCGATACGGAATAATCGTTGAAGTTGCGCCTGGTTACTACCAAAACTTCACATGGTATCCGTTCCTGTGGACCGCGGGTGGAGACGTCGTAGACGAAAACTGGGAGAAATCTGCTTTCGAATCAGAGGGAGCGATAGCTGCTCTTGATCTTTGGGGATCGTTTGTCAAAGAAGGTTTAGCTCCTTCATCGCTTCCAGCAGGAGCGAATGATATTGGTATGTTCGGAAACGGTCTTGCAGACATGATTGTTTGTGGATTCTGGGGCGTCAAGCAGTTACAAACTCAGTTTCCTGAATTCGATTTTGGAGTATTTCCAATCCCCCCTTATGAAAAGGGAGGAGAAAGCATCAGTGTTTATGGCGGTTGGAAGATGATGCTGAATGCCAAAGGAAAGAACACAGACATAGCTGCCGAGTTTGCCAGATGGCTCGTAGCAGAGCAGATAGATTTCCCGCTTGATTGGTGCACAGTGACCAATAGTAAGTTCTCACCCAGATACTCCGTTCTCGAAGCAGGAAATGAGTTCTACAATACTCCGCCAAATGATGTATTCCTTGAGATTCTAAAGACGTCTAAGTCGGAGCCCACATTCACTCCGGAAATGGTTAAGGCTGTGTCTGATGCTATACAAGCAGTCATGTTCGCAGGTATGGATCCCAAGGCTGCTGCAAAAGGGGCTTCTGCAGCTATCAATGCTTATCTTAGTAGATACACAGGTGGAGTTCCCGGAAAGTAA
- a CDS encoding AbrB/MazE/SpoVT family DNA-binding domain-containing protein, translated as MSTRLLRPTERGQITIPKEARDKLKITPDSRFKVSVEGDKIIYQLVSPFDMIVKEFQKEAEARGYTKEELENELEKVRKKLFKEIYDESDD; from the coding sequence ATGTCGACCAGATTACTCAGACCAACTGAGAGAGGACAGATAACAATACCAAAGGAAGCGAGAGATAAACTTAAGATCACTCCCGACAGCAGGTTTAAGGTCTCTGTGGAAGGAGATAAGATAATCTATCAGCTGGTGTCGCCTTTCGACATGATAGTAAAGGAGTTTCAGAAAGAGGCGGAGGCGAGAGGCTATACAAAGGAAGAATTAGAAAACGAGCTCGAAAAGGTCAGAAAGAAACTCTTTAAAGAGATTTACGATGAGAGTGATGATTGA